The Mycolicibacterium flavescens genome has a segment encoding these proteins:
- the nrdH_1 gene encoding ribonucleoside-diphosphate reductase class Ib glutaredoxin subunit — protein sequence MSTTATVTVYTKPACVQCSATYKALDKQGIAYDVVDISTDPEARDFVMALGYLQAPVVVAGDDHWSGFRPDRVKALARAAA from the coding sequence ATGAGCACCACCGCCACGGTCACCGTCTACACCAAGCCCGCCTGCGTCCAGTGCAGCGCCACCTACAAGGCGCTCGACAAGCAGGGCATCGCCTACGACGTTGTGGACATCAGCACCGACCCCGAAGCCCGTGACTTCGTGATGGCCCTGGGTTACCTCCAGGCCCCCGTCGTCGTGGCCGGCGACGACCACTGGTCGGGCTTCCGGCCCGATCGGGTCAAGGCCCTCGCCCGCGCCGCCGCATAG